The window GCTTCCGCGAGGACCTCACCTGGGTCGTGGTCACCGGCGTGGATGCCGTGCAGGTCCGAGAGCGTCGGCACGGGCTCGACGACGATGCGCCCCTCGTCCTCGTAGATGAACACCTCGCCCGGCGCCTCGATGCCGAACTTCTCCCGGAGCGGCTTCGGGATGGTCGCCTGCCCCTTCCCGGAGACGTTGACGACCGTCGGTTCTGAGGTATTACTCGACATCTCGTGTTGTACAATCGTGTTCGGGTGTTACTAACTCTGTCGGCGCCCGGAGGTTTATCAGGAAGAACACCGACCGGAGAGCCGTGTCGACGGACGACCCAGGGGTGGCTGCGGCTGTTCGAAAGCAGCTGCAGGGCTGGTCGCCGGAGGGCGACGAATCCGGGCTCAACGACTACCGGACGAGCATCCGCGAGTACCTCGACGGGAAACTGAACTGCGGACCTGGGGTGGACCAGCACGTCGTGGCGTCACACCGGAGCGGTTCGGCGCCTGACGTGGTCGTGGGCGACCGTGTCGGTATCCTCGTCGAACCGGTCGTCTCCGAAGGCGGACAGGGGCGGCTCCGGACGCGGCTGGACCGGTTCGACGGGGAGTACGCGCTGGTGCTGACCGTCGCAGTCGAGGTCAGGGACGAGACGGCGTGGCAGGAACTGCAGGACGAGTACGCGACGGGTCACGAGGCTGCAGGGACGGTATACGGGTTCGTCGTCGCCAATCTCCGCCGTGAGTCTGGAGGAACCACATCCCACCGTCTGCATCCGAGGGAGGTAGAACCGAGCAAACTGCGGCAGTGGTTACGATGGGTCGTCCTCGGGCTATTCTTCGTCCCACTCACCTACGGCGTGACGCTGCTCCGGTTCGGGAACAACAAC of the Haloglomus salinum genome contains:
- a CDS encoding AbrB/MazE/SpoVT family DNA-binding domain-containing protein → MSSNTSEPTVVNVSGKGQATIPKPLREKFGIEAPGEVFIYEDEGRIVVEPVPTLSDLHGIHAGDHDPGEVLAEARDLRAADREREEREADELVDRHGDGD